The following are encoded in a window of uncultured Fusobacterium sp. genomic DNA:
- a CDS encoding cell wall-binding repeat-containing protein, whose translation MNKKKLSVVMAGAMLASSVAPVLAAVEKTEVSAANLGLLIRDLREKLNSAKFADEAVNGASRGKSIYEIKVDGVSQNLDVNSTQAEFQAALGNLKADQKVTVWTKAHVEKDGKYYAYEEQTPVYTDATLKDAADALYSDADQADPGVQGAYTNALVDPSAAVLTGSTGAKKLTITFKSNVHNDAKDLVIVLKTGSKVLDFSHYISADGTTKAIAKLASAGSGDFKGFREAAKSDLPVTTGIEQLSEITITSGGNNYAVEDLYDGLMLTTAGHDFFNLVKEAEAERTVNGAATNRCKIIGNLSTNELTQADANKIASVIGKGKDDKYSFTVKVAGGASGSVQTPIEFTVTGKNEAETERLASWILAGQAKVDILAGSNRYATAVTIAKEYAKLTGSTVSNGGNAKIVLVNGDSLVDGLAASPLASALTGNDADNKAPILLTESDRLPSETKAYLKEVISNVAIGSLKNAELHIVGGESVVSKSLERELKSLGFKVVRYGGDNREETSLKVAEKISELQNGKADTDAFVVGANGEADAMSIAAVASAKGNDTQTPIIVAKNGGLSDDAMYELRGKNVTIIGGEAAISKAEEEEIGLEAESVARIAGKNRQETNALIIEKYYDSKFASNVIVAKDGQHKKSELIDALAAANFASKVNAPIVLATNKLSDSQINALELNAQSAESLYQVGIGVDRDNVVKVIANLLGLAN comes from the coding sequence ATGAACAAGAAAAAATTATCAGTAGTAATGGCAGGAGCGATGTTAGCGAGTAGTGTAGCGCCAGTGCTTGCTGCAGTGGAAAAAACAGAGGTTTCAGCTGCAAACCTAGGTCTATTAATAAGAGACTTAAGAGAAAAATTAAACTCAGCAAAATTTGCAGATGAGGCTGTAAATGGAGCTTCAAGAGGAAAATCTATATATGAAATAAAAGTTGATGGTGTTAGTCAGAACCTAGATGTAAACTCTACTCAGGCAGAATTCCAGGCTGCATTAGGAAATTTAAAAGCTGACCAGAAAGTTACAGTATGGACAAAAGCACATGTAGAAAAAGATGGAAAATATTATGCATATGAAGAACAAACTCCAGTATACACTGATGCTACTTTAAAGGATGCTGCTGATGCATTATATAGTGATGCAGATCAGGCAGATCCAGGTGTACAGGGTGCATATACAAATGCATTAGTAGATCCAAGTGCTGCAGTTCTTACAGGAAGTACAGGTGCTAAAAAACTTACTATAACTTTCAAATCTAATGTTCATAATGATGCAAAAGATTTAGTAATAGTATTAAAAACTGGAAGCAAAGTTTTAGATTTTAGTCACTATATATCAGCAGATGGAACAACAAAAGCTATAGCAAAATTAGCTTCTGCTGGATCAGGAGACTTTAAAGGATTCCGAGAAGCAGCTAAATCAGATTTACCTGTAACAACAGGTATAGAACAGTTATCAGAAATAACAATAACATCAGGTGGAAACAACTACGCAGTAGAAGATTTATACGATGGATTAATGTTAACAACAGCTGGACACGATTTCTTTAACTTAGTAAAAGAAGCTGAAGCTGAAAGAACTGTAAATGGTGCTGCAACAAACAGATGTAAAATAATAGGTAACTTAAGTACTAATGAATTAACACAGGCAGATGCTAACAAAATAGCAAGTGTTATAGGAAAAGGAAAAGATGATAAATATTCATTTACTGTAAAAGTTGCTGGAGGGGCTAGCGGTTCAGTACAGACTCCTATTGAATTTACAGTGACTGGAAAAAATGAAGCGGAAACTGAGAGATTAGCTTCATGGATATTAGCTGGACAGGCAAAAGTAGATATATTAGCAGGATCAAATAGATACGCAACAGCAGTAACAATAGCAAAAGAATATGCTAAATTAACAGGAAGTACAGTATCAAATGGTGGAAATGCAAAAATAGTATTAGTAAATGGTGATTCATTAGTAGATGGATTAGCAGCATCTCCATTAGCTTCTGCTTTAACAGGAAATGATGCAGATAATAAAGCTCCAATATTATTAACTGAATCAGATAGACTACCATCTGAAACAAAAGCATACTTAAAAGAAGTAATATCTAATGTTGCGATAGGTAGCTTAAAAAATGCTGAACTTCATATAGTAGGTGGAGAATCAGTAGTATCTAAATCATTAGAAAGAGAATTAAAATCATTAGGATTTAAAGTTGTAAGATACGGTGGAGATAACAGAGAAGAAACTTCATTAAAAGTTGCAGAAAAAATATCTGAATTACAGAATGGAAAAGCTGATACAGATGCATTTGTAGTAGGAGCAAATGGAGAAGCAGATGCAATGTCAATAGCAGCAGTAGCTTCAGCAAAAGGTAATGATACTCAGACTCCAATAATAGTTGCTAAAAATGGTGGATTATCAGATGATGCTATGTATGAATTAAGAGGAAAAAATGTAACTATAATAGGTGGAGAAGCTGCTATATCAAAAGCTGAAGAAGAAGAAATAGGATTAGAAGCTGAATCAGTAGCAAGAATAGCTGGTAAAAACAGACAGGAAACAAATGCTTTAATAATAGAAAAATACTATGATTCTAAATTTGCTAGCAATGTAATAGTAGCAAAAGATGGACAGCACAAAAAATCAGAATTAATAGATGCATTAGCAGCAGCAAACTTTGCATCAAAAGTAAATGCACCAATAGTATTAGCTACAAATAAATTATCTGACTCTCAGATAAATGCATTAGAATTAAATGCTCAGTCTGCAGAATCATTATATCAGG